A genomic segment from Nicotiana tabacum cultivar K326 chromosome 7, ASM71507v2, whole genome shotgun sequence encodes:
- the LOC142162102 gene encoding uncharacterized protein LOC142162102, giving the protein MHLASLTPVVIKLEKFSGVCQTTWQTKVVTLESQDLNKLSYDELRGELIAFERMHLKKSSQEEKKIIVAFKTSTEIVENEIDDDPEALQEKIVMLSRNMDGLMRRYMSTKKGRIPPRRSKQYNEQDKNDGKCYECGRFGHIQTECPELKRKISRGFNKNKSFGSWNDEDNSDHEEIANLCFMTILENEINKSSRCWTNENTSDEENENCFMARGETSEDGFGNQKAILNLVILTLQDPDKLGYLKESNHHVLQEHHRISHKGKWYLDSVCSSHMTGDKNLFKEVTKIDGGSVMFGDDSKGKIICTGTIPLNNNCDITEVYLVDGLNYDLLSIIQLCNSGYEVNFKKTGCAIEDESGKIVLPGKRYGNVYILDSFEKIDGHICLSSMSDDPWLWHRKLGHASIFDRKIVQT; this is encoded by the exons ATGCATTTGGCAAGCCTTACACCAGTGGTGATCAAGTTAGAAAAATTCTCAGGAGTTTGCCAAACCACTTGGCAGACCAAAGTAGTCACACTGGAATCTCAAGATCTAAACAAATTATCCTATGATGAACTACGAGGAGAACTCATTGCTTTTGAAAGGATGCATCTCAAGAAGTCCagtcaagaagaaaaaaagataatAGTCGCATTCAAAACCTCTACTGAAATAGTTGAAAACGAAATTGATGATGATCCTGAAGCTCTGCAAGAAAAGATTGTTATGCTATCAAGAAACATGGATGGATTGATGAGAAGATATATGAgcacaaagaaaggaagaattcCACCAAGACGATCCAAGCAATACAACGAACAGGACAAAAATGATGGAAAGTGCTATGAATGTGGAAGATTTGGGCATATTCAAACGGAGTGCCCAGAACTGAAGAGGAAGATCTCTAGAGGCTTCAATAAGAACAAATCCTTTGGAAGCTGGAACGATGAGGATAATTCAGACCACGAAGAGATAGCAAATCTCTGCTTCATGACAATTCTAGAAAACGAAATAAACAAATCCTCAAGATGCTGGACAAACGAGAACACTTCAGATGAAGAAAATGAAAACTGTTTCATGGCACGAGGTGAAACTAGTGAG GATGGGTTTGGAAACCAAAAAGCAATTTTGAACCTGGTAATACTAACCCTACAGGACCCAGACAAGCTTGGATACCTAAAAGAAAGTAATCATCatgttttgcaggaacaccacagAATAAGCCACAAAGGAAAATGGTATCTAGACAGTGTGTGTTCCAGTCATATGACAGGTGACAAAAACCTGTTCAAAGAAGTTACAAAAATTGATGGAGGAAGTGTTATGTTTGGGGATGATTCAAAAGGCAAAATAATTTGCACTGGAACAATTCCCTTAAATAACAATTGTGACATCACTGAAGTTTATCTTGTCGATGGCCTCAACTACGATCTCTTGAGTATAATTCAACTCTGCAACTCAGgatatgaggtaaattttaagaaAACCGGATGTGCTATTGAAGATGAATCAGGTAAAATAGTCCTTCCTGGAAAAAGGTATGGAAATGTTTATATCCTTGATAGTTTTGAAAAGATAGATGGTCATATTTGCCTATCCTCTATGTCTGATGATCCATGGTTGTGGCATAGGAAACTTGGTCATGCTAGCATATTTGATAGAAAAATTGTCCAAACATGA